The window GAAACTGTCCTCCTCTGATCGAAGAAGTTGAAGGCCGTGACTGATGGAAGAGCAGGAAATTACAGGTGGGGAACGCAAAATTTgagggaaaggaaaggaaaagcagagacGGATGGGCGCCCGTGCGGTTTCATTCGAACGTGAGAGGGACAGAGCCACGACCCCCTTGCGCGTTATGGGAGTGGGTGAAGTCAAAGTCGTTGCCCCTCCCCCCTGCAAACGGTTTTCTTAGTCAATCCTTAAAAAAGATCCAAACGGCCATCAGCAAAGACCACCACTTTCCTATGTTCCCTCTCCAGTTCTTGCTCCACTTCCTCAGCACCGCCGTGCGAAGAATCAAGATCTTTGCTCGCTCTCTCACCATGTCAGAAAACCTCAAGAACCACCAAGTACAAGAAGAGCCACAGTCCACGGCGCAGGACCCTGATCCAATCGACCCGGTCTTGCCGGCGACCCCTATTTCCTACCCGATCAAGACCCTTGAAGAGCTCGAATCTCGGTCCTACTTCGAATCTTTTCACTACCCTTTTAACACCGCCTCTGTCTCTCTAGAGACAGGGCATGGGGGTTTGCCCAACAGGCCCAGGATCCTGGTTTGCCATGATATGAAAGGTGGGTATGTGGATGACAAGTGGGTACAAGGCGGGGACAACCCAGATGCTTACGCAATATGGCATTGGTACCTTATGGATGTCTTCGTCTACTTCTCTCATAATCTCGTCACTCTGCCTCCTCCTTGTTGGACTAATGCTGCCCACAGACATGGCGTTCAGGTAATGATACTTCGTTGAACTGCTGCTGATGTTGAGAACATGGTTttgattttcccttttgatgGATTAACCTTTCTTTCTGTCGGGGGTCCCGGAAAGTTAATGCTTTGCGTTGCTTTTGGGGAATGAGATCGTGATGAGGTTGAAAAGAGCTGCCTGTTTCGGTGTCTTTAGTAAGTTCGGGTAAATGATTGATTGCGATTTGCAAAGAGTTGGACCCATCTGTTTTTCTAAGTGCTTTGTTGTATGAGGCCCATAAAGGGCAAAGTTTCAAGATATGGAACGCTTCGCAGAAGTGCATGAGTGAATATCCAATCTAACTAACTTCTACTGTTCAGTTTTTCATTTTGTGTCTAGTGAGAATAGGAAGACTCTGCCCCTCCTGAGTCTTCTGCTTTTATATCTAGGCTCTTCCATTGATGAATCCGATGGCatttggttttcctttttccatgaGGAGGCTTTTATAAATGATGATTGTGCTATCTAGTTTATCGCCACACTCACAAAAATCTATTCAAAACCGATACTTGTGTTGAtgtagattttccttttcttgccttGACATAGCTGGTTGGGGGTAAAGAAGTAGGTAAGTGGGAAACCTGCTTATGGTGTTTTTGATAAGTGTATATACTTTCTTACAGTCTATGTGTTGAGTAAGGTGATTGTAATTTCACTCACactttacaaattttttatcAATGTCATTAGGTCTTGGGAACATTCATTGCAGAATGGGAAGAGGGCCAACGTACTTGCGACAAGCTGCTTTCAACACAGGATTCTGCTCAGATGTATGCAGAGCGTTTGGCAGAACTTGCGGTTGCATTGGGGTTTGATGGATGGCTGGTATGTTGCCCATAGAAAAAGTATGTCTAAGACCAAATATATCTTTCTTTGCCAGTTTTTTATGTACTGGAGTCTCGTACAGGGAAGGTTGGATGATGGTGCCATGGCATTCAGCTAACCTATATGGTTAAGGCATGTGAATTTGATAGAATCATGAAATCTCACTGTGGGAGCACAAAATCTTGGCTTTAATCTGCACCGATTGTGTTTCAGTGAttgcgtgtgtgtgtgtttgtgtgtgtgtgtgtgtgtgtgtgtgtgtgtgtgtggagtTTCGTGTTTGAGGAGATCGGAGCAGAATAAATGAAATTAGAACAATAAATCTCCACTTTCTTATAAATATACTGCCAGGGATTCCGCTATGCAGACAGGACTTGTCTGTAGACTTTTTTTAGGGAACTATGCCTTTTAAGAGATATCATATCATGTCAACAAGAAAGCGAGGGATAATTGAGTGTTATTGTACCTACTTACTTCTGGTAGAGGGCCAAGAATGGCCTTTCCTTTACGAAGCTGACTAAGTTATCCTTTGTTTACAGATCAACATGGAGGTCAAGTTGAAATTAGAACAAATCCCCCATTTGCTAGAATTTGTCAGGCATTTGACCGAGACAATGCACTCCAAAGTGCCTGGATCTTTAGTTATTTGGTCAGTTTCAGAAATCCCCTTTTGGCTTACCTTATACTCCTTTTTATATCTGTAAAAAggatatttcttgtttttatgCAGGTATGACAGTGTAACCATCGAGGGCAATCTTAGCTGGCAAGATCAACTGAACAACTACAATAAACCTTTCTTTGATCTTTGCGATGGCATTTTTGTAAATTACACATGGCAGGTACACCTCATTCCTTTCTTTTAACTATGAACTATGCATCGTTTTCGTCTTGACTTTAGTTGTATCGAAATTCTCTTATGCATTATGCAGGAAAGCTATCCAAGGCTTTCAGCTGCTGTTGCAGGTGATAGGAAATATGATGTTTACATGGGCATTGATGTATTTGGAAGGAACACTTATGGCGGTGGGCAATGGAAGGTGTGTAAGATATTAGTCTCTCTATACACATTGCTCTTTCCTCATTGTGCCGTAGCTTTTTTCGATGCTTACTGTTTTTTAGCTTATAAGGCAGAACATTTTCTGTTGAATTCTGTAATTACTTTGAGGATTTTAAGCTTTAAATAAGTAGTTGATCTCCCCTGAAAATCATAAGTTTCCCTTTAATCTGATATTCTAACTGATCGTGGAGAAGGAACTAGTCCATGTAGCAGAAACAAGCTACAAAATTTTAAGGCCTCCTGGCcacatgatttttctaaaaGGATGAATTAACAGATCAAGCAATTCAAAAGGACCAAAGGAGATCAAGTAATGCTAGAAGAGAAAAACTCTGGACGGTATTAAGTAGGTAATCTTTGAAGAGCAGAAAACGAGCATCATCATGGTATTCAAATGGAATACATGATGCTGACGCAGCCTTCTATAGCATCTCTCACTTCCTATTTAGACCCCTACTGCATTCTCACTGCTATCATGAGCATGgcaaattaaaaatgtttatgacatTCAGCTTAGGATACTTGAACTTATAGTTGTGGAATGTCAGGGACCTTAGTCTTGTCAAAACCGTTTTGTTTCTTCTAGTCCTTGATTCTTCAGTTACCTCATGGGCATTTTCTTGTCTTTTATGAGCTCAACCTTTAAATCCTTCGAAATACCAGATGCATTCTGAATACTGTAGCAATACATTAGCTTGTCATTCAAAGAAGGTTAGATCATATTCTGATTTATACTGGATAATTTCaggtattattattattattatttggctGAGGGGGAGAAGGAATATGATCTCTTTGCATGTCTTGTAACCATCAACTCTGGAAGCATTCTACTACTTAAGACTCGTTTGCTTTCATAGGCAAGTGTTGCACTAGATGTGCTGAAGAAGGACGAGGTTTCAGCAGCTATATTTGCTCCAGGATGGGTCTATGAGACTAAGCAGCCACCTAATTTTGAGACTGCTCAAAATCGGTATGCTTTCTCCTTCATAATTTTCTTCTAATCCCTTATAAACTTGCATCAAGCTTAAAGTGCATTAGTTTGTCAATTACAGCTTTAGATGCTAAGTTCTCTCCCAGTTCATGTGCAAATGTATCTACATCATAGATTGGAAGCTTCTAACCATAGGTTGAATTTTGCATGATATGAATAACAATGCACAAGATCTACGAATTATACGACAAGTTTCATTgtcatttctttccttctctttgtcACACTTTGCAATTGGCAGTTGGTGGAGTCTTGTTGAAAACTCATGGGGAGTACTGCAAAGATATCCAAAATCACTACCTTTTCACTCCAATTTTGATCAGGTTCTGACTACATTTGACTCATTTCTAGTCTATACATATGCTTGTTGCTACTACGCAAATCTCATTTTGCAATGTCAAATAGAATTCTGTGTGGAATCTAGTAATAGTTTTCCGATGTTAATAATTTATTTGTACAAAAGGGTACTTTTTTTCCTGCTCTTTCTTCAACTCCGGATCATTATAAGTCATTTGATTATAGTGGGTTCTAGAAAAGATGCTGTCTTGTTTTCACTTTCCTTCTAGTATAATCAAAGTTGAGGCACACTCAATGATACAACATACCAGCATGCAGCAGGATCCTGGGTTTTATAggtgatttatttttctaaaaaagttTTCTCTGCTTCTAAATGATGCAGGGTCGTGGCTATCATTACTCTGTTGATGGGAATCAGATATCTGAGGCACCTTGGTGTAACATATCTTGCCAAAGTTTTCAGGTACTCCTATGATTTCAGGAGAAGTTTTGAAATACATGAATTCTCTTTCATGTGAAACTAGAAATAGCTCCGTTCTTATCGCATGGAGAACAGCGAGATCTTTGATTACTTAACTTCTAAGTGCTTTAATTGGTATGCTAATCAGTTATTAATCGGTATTACAAGTTATGTCAAGATTGGATTGAGGCAGCAATAAGCAAGACAGTTGAGACTGTAACATCATAAGGATGACACATATTCAAAAAGCTGAAATATCTGGATCCTGAAATTCTTTCTGAATTCTACTACCTTGTTCATCATAGGTTTAGTTAATTGTCCTTTTCATGGCATAGTGGAATCAGTATAAATGGTGTTGTGGCCACTAGGCTAAAATGCCTAAACAAGTTACATCACATGAAAAGCAGCAAGAAAACCTCCATTACCCAGTTGCATCACAGGTCCACAGAAGTTTGGTCAAAGTTTGATGGCcttatgaaaaattttaggacatGGGTATCACCACTGATGTCTCAGTCTCACTGCCTGGCTGAAAAAGTGCAATAACTCCTTTGCAATTGGAATATCCACTGGTATGCTGAACATGCTTGATACAAGCTCTCGGCATTGACTCATGCATCTGTCCTAATGGCTTGACTAATGCATGCCAGAGCAATTTCATATTATTGTCTTGGAGTCAGGAGATGAATTAGAAAATAGCTGTGAAGTTGATTAATTCAACTTGTGAGCTATAATGTTTCTATAAATGAACATAGGCTCGACCCCAAGATTTCAGTGACAACCAGAAAATTGGAATTCATCTATTGCTAATGATCTGAGTCTGAACTGGATATTGATTCTACTCTTTCCACTGTAGGTACTGTATATACTGAATTCAACTtgtgctttctttcttctcatgTTCATTCATGTGATTGATATTTGGCAGCCTTTTCTTGAGTTCCATGGAGATGGTAGCGTCAGTCCCATTGATGTCAGTGTGAAGTAAGTTCCAATGGTCTAACAAAAATTTGCCGATACTTTCTGCATGGTtaattgctttgaatgcaagggTAGGGCAAATGATGGATGTGCACTTACAGTAGGGGGTTTTTAACTTTGCAAGATGCTCTTTGTATAGGAAATCACTAGTTTACATATGCAGTTAAGGCTTCATTTATTGATCAAAATAGATGAATATCGGGCAAAAGAGGGTCTGGGTATTGAATTGTTATGATGTCCGGGCTGAAATCGAGGATGAGATCTGGTATGTGAAAACAACTCGAAATCCACATGTATGCAAGCTTGGGACATTCCATGTATCGTTCTtctttctcattatttttcctctttctaagtCTTTTTAGTCACGTCTATTTCACACATTAGTCGTTACTTTGTCATCCTAAAGCATTAAATTGCAGAAAGCAGACATCCAGTAGAATAATATAAGAGGATCATGACCTTCAAAGAAGTGATTGGATGAATACAAAGAGCTGATCTCTtaaaacaataatcaaagatCTTTCTGCCGTTTCCCTTTCTTGCTATCTGTCGATGTCAGGTCTTCAATCTTACTATAGTTAGATTTTcagtatattatatattaatcGAACATATTGTGCAAATGTTAAGTCTTAAGGAAGCATCATTCAGCAGAGGAGGGAATATCACATTTAAAGGAACTCTCAAAGGCAATGCTGATTTCACAACCAGGCTTTTTGAGGCAGAGCTTCCTTTAGGAAATTTGCCAATCTACTTCACTTACTCAGTAAGCCATCCCTCTTGTCAAAATTCTATTGCTTGGAGAAGTTTGCAGCTTTCATCCCCGAAAGGAGGTCCAGATAACGTTGTGATATTGACAGTGATTGTTACTGAAATGCTAAAACCACTCAGATCTTTTAGGGCCTGAAGCAACTAATAGTGTTAGCAAGGTTCTCTACATGTTACAATCGTTTCTGCTTTTTACAGGTAAAATCGAAGGGCAGTTCCCTTGTGGGCCTTTCCCTGGAATTTTCCTCAGAAAAGAATGAGAAGAACACTGTACTTCTCGCATCTCACGGAGATGCTTTACATACGATGAGTC of the Eucalyptus grandis isolate ANBG69807.140 chromosome 10, ASM1654582v1, whole genome shotgun sequence genome contains:
- the LOC104421044 gene encoding LOW QUALITY PROTEIN: cytosolic endo-beta-N-acetylglucosaminidase 1 (The sequence of the model RefSeq protein was modified relative to this genomic sequence to represent the inferred CDS: inserted 1 base in 1 codon), with the protein product MFPLQFLLHFLSTAVRRIKIFARSLTMSENLKNHQVQEEPQSTAQDPDPIDPVLPATPISYPIKTLEELESRSYFESFHYPFNTASVSLETGHGGLPNRPRILVCHDMKGGYVDDKWVQGGDNPDAYAIWHWYLMDVFVYFSHNLVTLPPPCWTNAAHRHGVQVLGTFIAEWEEGQRTCDKLLSTQDSAQMYAERLAELAVALGFDGWLINMEVKLKLEQIPHLLEFVRHLTETMHSKVPGSLVIWYDSVTIEGNLSWQDQLNNYNKPFFDLCDGIFVNYTWQESYPRLSAAVAGDRKYDVYMGIDVFGRNTYGGGQWKASVALDVLKKDEVSAAIFAPGWVYETKQPPNFETAQNRWWSLVENSWGVLQRYPKSLPFHSNFDQGRGYHYSVDGNQISEAPWCNISCQSFQPFLEFHGDGSVSPIDVSVNLKEASFSRGGNITFKGTLKGNADFTTRLFEAELPLGNLPIYFTYSVKSKGSSLVGLSLEFSSEKNEKNTVLLASHGDALHTMSQFISRFSKVIMPHQVTKLESSPGWVILESSILMEGYTLKGIRALCYRPLSMTSGSDDQSAEFYAVLGHITIETEKHSSFLPPSSSWLVEGQDIKWTSKSQGSKTVSLKIXWKWRDGNSPYFSYIVYVQEITKMEGTGPDRVASEGARKYLGVAQVRSFYVSDHVVPPSVVSLKFVIQVCGVDGACQKLDESPSFTLEC